The Pseudomonas sp. TH06 genome has a window encoding:
- a CDS encoding hydroxymethylglutaryl-CoA lyase, translating to MSLPSQVRLIEVGPRDGLQNEAQPISVADKVQLVDALSAAGLGYIEVGSFVSPKWVPQMAGSAEVFAQIQRKPGVTYGALAPNLRGFEDAIAAGVKEVAVFAAASEAFSQRNINCSISESLARFAPIMEAAQQHGVTVRGYVSCVLGCPYEGTVAPEQVAMVARELYAMGCYEVSLGDTIGTGTAGATRRLFDVVSAQVPRDKLAGHFHDTYGQAMANIYASLLEGIAVFDSSIAGLGGCPYAKGASGNVATEDVVYLLNGLGIETGIDLDALIAAGQQISAVLGRPSGSRVAKARSAQ from the coding sequence ATGTCCCTCCCCTCTCAAGTACGCCTGATCGAAGTTGGCCCGCGCGATGGCCTGCAGAACGAAGCCCAACCAATCAGCGTGGCCGACAAGGTGCAACTGGTCGACGCCTTGAGCGCCGCCGGTCTCGGCTATATAGAAGTCGGCAGTTTCGTTTCACCGAAGTGGGTGCCACAGATGGCCGGTTCCGCTGAAGTGTTCGCGCAGATCCAGCGCAAACCGGGCGTGACCTATGGCGCACTGGCACCGAACCTGCGCGGTTTTGAAGACGCAATCGCCGCCGGAGTGAAGGAAGTCGCGGTGTTCGCCGCCGCGTCCGAAGCTTTCTCGCAGCGCAACATCAACTGCTCGATCAGCGAAAGCCTGGCGCGCTTTGCGCCGATCATGGAAGCGGCGCAACAGCACGGCGTTACCGTGCGCGGTTACGTGTCTTGCGTGCTCGGCTGCCCGTATGAAGGCACGGTCGCGCCGGAGCAAGTGGCCATGGTCGCACGCGAGTTGTACGCGATGGGCTGCTACGAAGTTTCGCTGGGCGACACCATCGGCACCGGCACCGCTGGCGCCACCCGCCGGCTGTTCGACGTGGTGTCGGCGCAAGTACCGCGTGACAAGCTCGCCGGGCACTTCCACGACACTTACGGCCAGGCGATGGCCAACATCTACGCCAGCCTGCTCGAAGGCATCGCGGTGTTCGACAGCTCTATTGCGGGACTTGGCGGCTGTCCGTACGCAAAAGGTGCGAGCGGTAACGTCGCGACCGAAGACGTTGTGTACCTGCTCAATGGCCTGGGGATCGAGACCGGTATCGACCTGGACGCCTTGATTGCCGCGGGTCAGCAAATCAGCGCGGTGCTCGGCCGCCCAAGTGGTTCGCGCGTGGCCAAGGCTCGCAGCGCACAGTGA
- a CDS encoding LysR family transcriptional regulator: MNLSKVDLNLFIVFDAIYTEANLTRAGQIVGITQPAVSNALARLRETFNDPLFVRTAQGMVPTPMAQNIIGPVRNALSLLRVSVQESRIFNPAQAVKTYRISMTDLTEAVILPPLFQRLRRLAPTVIIESFLSKRRETTKELAAGRLDFAVDAPLNTDPQVRHVKLMEDRYVCAMRKGHPMAGKEKLSLDDYLSLTHIHISSRRSGLGYVDLALGKMGIQRKIALRSQHYLMASQVMQQTDMVMTVPERFARRHELHAFNLPVNDVPPVETHLYWHESTDQDPANRWMREQMIELCQQVTAHEKKLDKV, from the coding sequence ATGAATCTGAGCAAGGTCGACCTCAACCTTTTCATCGTCTTCGACGCGATTTACACCGAAGCCAACCTGACCCGTGCCGGACAGATCGTCGGCATCACTCAGCCAGCGGTGTCCAACGCGCTGGCAAGGTTGCGCGAAACCTTCAATGACCCGCTCTTCGTGCGCACCGCCCAGGGCATGGTGCCGACGCCGATGGCGCAGAACATCATTGGTCCGGTGCGCAACGCGCTATCGTTGTTGCGGGTGTCGGTTCAGGAAAGCCGGATTTTCAACCCGGCGCAAGCGGTCAAGACCTACCGCATCAGCATGACCGACCTCACCGAAGCAGTGATTTTGCCGCCGCTGTTCCAGCGTTTGCGCCGTCTGGCGCCAACGGTGATCATCGAAAGTTTTCTGTCCAAACGCCGCGAGACCACCAAGGAACTGGCGGCCGGGCGTCTGGATTTTGCCGTGGACGCGCCGCTCAACACCGACCCGCAGGTGCGCCACGTCAAGCTGATGGAGGACCGTTACGTCTGTGCGATGCGCAAGGGCCATCCGATGGCGGGCAAGGAAAAACTGTCGCTCGATGATTATCTGTCGCTGACCCACATCCACATTTCCAGCCGCCGCAGTGGTTTGGGTTATGTCGATCTGGCGCTGGGCAAAATGGGTATTCAGCGCAAGATCGCCCTGCGTTCGCAGCATTACCTGATGGCGTCGCAGGTGATGCAGCAAACCGACATGGTCATGACCGTTCCGGAGCGTTTTGCCCGTCGGCATGAACTGCATGCATTCAATTTGCCGGTCAACGATGTGCCGCCGGTGGAGACGCATTTGTACTGGCATGAAAGCACTGACCAGGACCCGGCGAATCGCTGGATGCGCGAGCAGATGATCGAGTTGTGCCAGCAGGTGACGGCGCATGAGAAGAAGCTCGATAAGGTGTAA
- a CDS encoding isovaleryl-CoA dehydrogenase: MSYPSLNFALGETIDMLRDQVQSFVAKEIAPRAAQIDSDNLFPADMWRKFGDMGLLGITVPEEYGGAGLGYLAHVVAMEEISRGSASVALSYGAHSNLCVNQINRNGNHEQKNKYLPKLISGEHVGALAMSEPNAGSDVVSMKLRADKRGDRFVLNGSKTWITNGPDANTYVIYAKTDLEKGPHGITAFIVERDWKGFSRSNKFDKLGMRGSNTCELFFDDVEVPEENILGVLNGGVKVLMSGLDYERVVLSGGPTGIMQSCMDLIVPYIHDRKQFGQSIGEFQLIQGKVADMYTQLNASRAYLYAVAQACERGETTRKDAAGVILYTAERATQMALDAIQILGGNGYINEFPAGRLLRDAKLYEIGAGTSEIRRMLIGRELFNETK, from the coding sequence ATGAGCTATCCATCCCTGAACTTTGCCCTCGGTGAAACCATCGACATGCTGCGCGATCAGGTTCAGTCCTTCGTCGCTAAAGAGATCGCTCCGCGTGCGGCGCAGATCGACAGTGACAACCTGTTCCCCGCCGACATGTGGCGCAAATTCGGTGACATGGGCCTGCTCGGCATCACCGTGCCGGAAGAGTACGGCGGTGCTGGCCTGGGTTACCTGGCGCACGTCGTGGCGATGGAAGAAATCAGCCGTGGCTCGGCTTCCGTGGCGTTGTCCTACGGCGCGCACTCCAATCTCTGCGTCAACCAGATCAACCGCAACGGCAACCACGAACAGAAAAACAAATACCTGCCGAAGCTGATCAGCGGCGAACACGTCGGCGCCCTCGCGATGAGCGAGCCGAACGCTGGCTCCGACGTGGTTTCGATGAAGCTGCGCGCCGACAAACGCGGCGACCGCTTCGTCCTCAATGGCAGCAAGACCTGGATCACCAACGGCCCCGACGCCAACACCTACGTGATCTACGCCAAGACTGACCTGGAAAAAGGCCCGCACGGCATCACCGCGTTCATCGTCGAGCGCGACTGGAAAGGTTTCAGCCGCAGCAACAAGTTCGACAAGCTCGGCATGCGCGGCTCCAACACTTGCGAGCTGTTTTTCGATGACGTTGAAGTGCCGGAAGAAAACATCCTCGGCGTGCTCAATGGCGGCGTGAAAGTCTTGATGAGCGGCCTCGATTACGAGCGCGTGGTTCTCTCCGGTGGCCCGACCGGGATCATGCAGTCGTGCATGGACCTGATTGTGCCGTACATCCACGACCGTAAACAATTCGGCCAGAGCATCGGCGAATTCCAGCTGATCCAGGGCAAAGTCGCCGACATGTACACCCAACTGAACGCCAGCCGCGCGTATCTCTATGCGGTTGCACAGGCCTGCGAGCGTGGCGAAACCACGCGCAAGGACGCCGCCGGGGTGATCCTCTACACCGCCGAACGCGCCACGCAAATGGCCCTCGACGCCATCCAGATTCTTGGTGGCAATGGCTACATCAACGAATTCCCGGCCGGGCGCCTGTTGCGTGACGCCAAGCTGTACGAAATCGGCGCCGGTACCAGTGAGATCCGCCGCATGCTGATCGGTCGCGAACTGTTCAACGAGACGAAATGA
- a CDS encoding AMP-binding protein produces the protein MDQPSANPQRSYSRGSQDKALLAMTIGQKFDQTVTQYADGEALVVRHQQLRYSWRQLAEAVDVHARALLALGLQAGDRLGIWAPNCAQWCITQIATAKIGVILVNINPAYRSSELEYVLKQSGCQWLVCAGAFKSSNYHGMLQGLVPELAEHAIGQLRSERLPDLRGVISLDAQPPSGFLPWPQLAGLAASVSTQQLRERSDSLHFDQPVNIQYTSGTTGFPKGATLSHYNILNNGYMVGESIGLTPTDRLVIPVPLYHCFGMVMGNLGCITHGSTMIYPNDAFDPLLTLQTVAEERATGLYGVPTMFIAILDQPQRSEFDLSSLRTGIMAGATCPIEVMRRVISEMHMSEVQIAYGMTETSPVSLQTGPNDELELRVTTVGRTQPQLESKIIDEAGNPVPRGTIGELCTRGYSVMLGYWNNPQATAEAIDEAGWMHTGDLASMNDEGYVNIAGRNKDMIIRGGENIYPRELEEFFFTHPAVADVQVIGIPCSRYGEEIVAWIKFHPGHNASELELQTWCKERIAHFKTPRHFKFVEEFPMTVTGKIQKFRMREISIEELREKHA, from the coding sequence ATGGATCAACCCAGTGCAAACCCGCAGCGCAGCTATAGCCGCGGTTCTCAGGACAAAGCCTTGCTGGCGATGACCATCGGGCAGAAGTTCGACCAGACCGTCACGCAGTACGCTGACGGCGAGGCGCTGGTGGTGCGCCATCAGCAGTTGCGCTACTCGTGGCGACAACTGGCCGAGGCAGTGGATGTGCATGCCAGAGCCTTGCTCGCATTGGGTTTGCAGGCTGGCGACCGGCTCGGCATCTGGGCACCGAATTGCGCGCAGTGGTGCATCACGCAAATCGCCACCGCAAAGATCGGTGTGATCCTGGTCAACATCAATCCGGCTTATCGCAGTTCCGAACTGGAATACGTGCTCAAGCAATCCGGCTGTCAGTGGCTGGTCTGCGCGGGGGCGTTCAAGTCGTCCAACTATCACGGCATGTTGCAGGGCCTGGTGCCGGAGCTGGCCGAGCACGCCATCGGCCAGTTGCGCAGCGAGCGTCTGCCGGACCTGCGCGGGGTGATCAGCCTGGATGCGCAGCCGCCATCAGGTTTCCTGCCCTGGCCGCAACTCGCCGGTCTGGCCGCCAGTGTCTCTACACAACAGTTGCGCGAGCGCAGCGACAGCCTGCACTTCGATCAACCGGTAAACATCCAGTACACCTCCGGCACCACCGGTTTCCCCAAGGGCGCGACCCTCAGCCACTACAACATCCTCAACAACGGTTACATGGTCGGCGAAAGCATCGGCCTGACCCCGACTGATCGCCTGGTGATCCCGGTGCCGCTGTATCACTGCTTCGGCATGGTCATGGGCAACCTCGGTTGTATTACCCACGGCAGCACGATGATTTACCCCAACGACGCTTTCGATCCGTTGCTGACCCTGCAAACCGTCGCCGAGGAGAGGGCCACCGGGCTGTATGGCGTGCCGACCATGTTCATCGCCATACTCGATCAGCCGCAACGCAGCGAGTTCGATCTGTCGAGCCTGCGCACCGGGATCATGGCTGGCGCGACCTGCCCGATCGAAGTAATGCGCCGGGTCATCAGCGAAATGCACATGAGCGAAGTACAGATTGCTTACGGCATGACCGAAACCAGCCCGGTGTCGTTACAGACCGGCCCGAATGACGAGCTTGAGCTGCGCGTCACCACTGTTGGCCGCACTCAGCCGCAACTGGAAAGCAAGATCATCGACGAAGCCGGCAACCCGGTGCCACGCGGCACCATTGGCGAGTTGTGCACTCGCGGTTACAGCGTAATGCTCGGTTACTGGAACAATCCGCAGGCGACCGCCGAGGCCATCGATGAAGCGGGCTGGATGCACACCGGCGACCTGGCGAGCATGAATGACGAGGGTTACGTCAACATCGCCGGGCGTAACAAGGACATGATCATCCGTGGCGGCGAGAACATTTATCCGCGTGAGCTGGAAGAGTTCTTCTTCACCCACCCGGCGGTGGCGGATGTTCAGGTGATCGGCATTCCGTGTTCGCGTTACGGTGAAGAGATTGTCGCCTGGATTAAATTTCACCCCGGCCACAATGCTTCCGAGCTGGAGCTGCAAACCTGGTGCAAGGAGCGCATCGCGCACTTCAAGACGCCACGGCACTTCAAGTTCGTCGAAGAGTTTCCGATGACGGTGACGGGCAAGATCCAGAAATTCCGCATGCGCGAGATCAGCATTGAAGAGCTGCGCGAAAAGCACGCCTGA
- a CDS encoding acyl-CoA dehydrogenase, whose product MDFAYSPKVQELRERVTAFMDTYVYPAEAVFERQVAEGDRWQPTAIMEELKAKAKAEGLWNLFLPESELGAGLSNLEYAPLAEIMGRSLLGPEPFNCSAPDTGNMEVLVRYANEEQKQRWLEPLLRGEIRSAFAMTEPDVASSDATNMAARAVRDGDEWVINGKKWWTSGACDPRCKILIFMGLSNPDAPRHAQHSMILVPVDTPGVKIVRPLPVFGYDDAPHGHAEVLFDNVRVPYENVLLGEGRGFEIAQGRLGPGRIHHCMRSIGMAERALELMCKRSVSRTAFGKPLARLGGNVDKIADSRMEIDMARLLTLKAAYMMDTVGNKVAKSEIAQIKVVAPNVALRVIDRAIQIHGGAGVSNDFPLAYMYAMQRTLRLADGPDEVHRAAIGKFEIGKYVPKEMLRSGH is encoded by the coding sequence ATGGATTTCGCTTATTCGCCCAAGGTGCAGGAACTGCGTGAGCGCGTGACCGCGTTCATGGACACTTACGTTTACCCGGCCGAAGCTGTGTTCGAACGCCAGGTCGCTGAAGGCGATCGCTGGCAGCCGACGGCGATCATGGAAGAGTTGAAAGCCAAGGCAAAAGCCGAAGGCCTGTGGAATCTGTTTCTGCCGGAATCGGAACTTGGCGCCGGCCTGAGCAACCTCGAATACGCACCGCTCGCGGAAATCATGGGCCGTTCGCTGCTCGGGCCAGAGCCGTTCAACTGCTCGGCACCGGACACCGGCAACATGGAAGTGCTGGTGCGCTACGCCAATGAAGAACAGAAACAGCGTTGGCTCGAACCGCTGCTGCGCGGCGAAATCCGCTCGGCATTCGCCATGACCGAGCCGGACGTGGCCTCATCCGATGCCACCAACATGGCCGCTCGTGCCGTGCGCGATGGCGACGAGTGGGTGATCAACGGCAAGAAATGGTGGACCTCCGGCGCCTGCGATCCGCGCTGCAAAATCCTCATCTTCATGGGCCTGAGCAACCCCGATGCACCTCGTCACGCCCAGCACTCGATGATCCTCGTGCCGGTTGATACCCCCGGGGTGAAAATCGTCCGTCCGCTGCCGGTGTTCGGTTACGACGACGCGCCACACGGTCACGCCGAAGTGCTGTTCGATAATGTGCGCGTGCCGTACGAAAACGTCTTGTTGGGTGAAGGACGCGGTTTCGAAATCGCTCAGGGTCGCCTGGGCCCGGGCCGCATTCACCACTGCATGCGTTCGATCGGCATGGCCGAGCGTGCGTTGGAATTGATGTGCAAACGCTCGGTGAGCCGTACCGCGTTCGGCAAACCGCTGGCCCGTTTGGGCGGTAACGTCGACAAGATCGCCGACTCGCGGATGGAAATCGACATGGCACGCCTGTTGACGCTGAAAGCGGCGTACATGATGGACACCGTCGGCAACAAGGTTGCGAAAAGCGAGATTGCGCAGATCAAAGTCGTTGCGCCAAATGTGGCGCTGCGGGTGATCGACCGGGCGATCCAGATCCATGGCGGGGCAGGGGTTTCCAACGATTTCCCGCTGGCCTACATGTACGCCATGCAACGCACCCTGCGCCTGGCCGACGGCCCGGATGAAGTGCACCGCGCGGCGATTGGCAAGTTCGAGATCGGCAAGTACGTGCCGAAGGAAATGCTGCGCAGCGGTCACTAA
- a CDS encoding carboxyl transferase domain-containing protein codes for MILHTQLNPRSAEFAANSAAMLQQVDALHTLLAQVAQGGGAKAQERHTSRGKLLPRERINRLLDPGSPFLEISQLAAHAVYGEDVPAAGVIAGIGRVEGVECMIVANDATVKGGSYYPLTVKKHLRAQTIAQQNRLPCIYLVDSGGANLPRQDEVFPDREHFGRIFFNQANMSAMGIPQIAVVMGSCTAGGAYVPAMADEAIMVRNQATIFLAGPPLVKAATGEVVSAEDLGGADVHCKISGVADHYAESDEHALTLARRSVANLNWRKLGEVQQRTPIAPLYASDELYGVVSADAKQPFDVREVIARLVDGSVFDEFKALFGTTLVCGFAHLHGYPIAILANNGILFAEAAQKGAHFIELACQRGIPLLFLQNITGFMVGQKYEAGGIAKHGAKLVTAVACAKVPKFTVIIGGSFGAGNYGMCGRAYDPRFLWMWPNARIGVMGAEQAAGVLVQVKREQAERSGQGFSAEQEAEIKQPILDQYEEQGHPYYSSARLWDDGVIDPAQTRDVLALALSASLNAPIEPSRFGVFRM; via the coding sequence ATGATTCTTCACACTCAGCTCAACCCTCGTTCAGCAGAGTTCGCCGCCAACAGCGCGGCAATGCTCCAGCAAGTCGACGCCTTGCATACCCTGCTCGCCCAAGTGGCGCAGGGTGGCGGCGCCAAGGCTCAGGAACGCCACACCTCGCGGGGCAAACTGCTGCCGCGTGAGCGCATCAACCGCTTGCTCGATCCGGGCTCGCCGTTTCTGGAAATCAGTCAATTGGCTGCACACGCCGTGTATGGCGAGGACGTGCCCGCCGCTGGCGTGATTGCCGGGATCGGCCGGGTTGAAGGCGTCGAATGCATGATCGTCGCCAATGATGCGACGGTAAAAGGTGGCTCGTACTACCCGCTGACCGTGAAGAAACACCTGCGCGCGCAGACCATCGCCCAGCAAAATCGTCTGCCGTGCATCTATCTGGTGGATTCGGGTGGCGCCAACCTGCCGCGTCAGGACGAAGTGTTCCCGGATCGCGAGCACTTCGGCCGGATCTTCTTCAATCAGGCCAACATGAGTGCCATGGGCATCCCGCAGATCGCCGTGGTCATGGGCTCGTGCACCGCGGGCGGCGCATACGTGCCGGCGATGGCCGACGAAGCCATCATGGTGCGCAATCAGGCGACCATTTTCCTCGCCGGTCCGCCGTTGGTGAAAGCCGCGACCGGGGAAGTGGTCAGCGCCGAGGACCTTGGCGGCGCCGATGTGCACTGCAAGATTTCCGGTGTGGCCGACCATTACGCCGAGAGCGACGAACACGCCCTCACCCTCGCCCGCCGCAGCGTTGCCAATCTCAACTGGCGCAAGCTCGGCGAAGTGCAACAGCGCACGCCAATTGCGCCGTTGTACGCCAGTGACGAGTTGTACGGCGTGGTTTCCGCTGACGCCAAGCAACCGTTCGATGTGCGCGAAGTGATTGCGCGGCTGGTCGACGGTTCGGTGTTCGATGAATTCAAGGCACTGTTCGGCACGACACTGGTGTGCGGTTTTGCGCATCTGCACGGCTATCCGATTGCGATCCTCGCCAACAACGGCATCCTCTTCGCCGAAGCCGCGCAGAAAGGTGCGCACTTCATCGAACTGGCCTGCCAGCGTGGCATCCCGCTGCTGTTCCTGCAGAACATCACCGGTTTCATGGTCGGGCAGAAATACGAGGCCGGCGGTATCGCCAAGCACGGCGCGAAACTGGTGACGGCAGTGGCGTGCGCCAAGGTGCCAAAATTCACTGTGATCATCGGCGGCAGCTTCGGCGCCGGTAACTACGGCATGTGCGGTCGCGCTTACGATCCGCGTTTCCTGTGGATGTGGCCGAACGCGCGGATCGGCGTAATGGGTGCTGAACAGGCAGCGGGCGTGCTGGTGCAGGTCAAGCGCGAACAGGCCGAACGCAGCGGCCAGGGCTTCAGCGCCGAGCAGGAAGCCGAAATCAAGCAGCCGATCCTCGACCAGTACGAAGAACAGGGCCACCCCTACTATTCCAGCGCCCGACTGTGGGACGACGGTGTCATCGACCCTGCGCAGACCCGCGATGTGCTGGCCCTGGCCTTGTCTGCGTCGCTGAACGCGCCAATCGAACCGAGCCGCTTCGGCGTGTTCCGGATGTGA
- a CDS encoding gamma-carboxygeranoyl-CoA hydratase has translation MSDFNTLELQTDPRGFATLWLNRAEKNNAFNAEMIRELILALDKVASDASLRFLLVRGRGKHFSAGADLAWMQQSAELDYHTNLDDARELAELMYNLAKLKIPTLAVVQGAAFGGALGLISCCDMAIGADDAQFCLSEVRIGLAPAVISPFVVQAIGERAARRYALTAERFGGQRAREIGLLSESCPAAELEQHVEQWIDNLLLNSPAAMRASKDLLREVGNGALTPALRRYTENAIARIRVSAEGQEGLRAFLQKRPPNWQAATTTKEPR, from the coding sequence ATGAGCGACTTCAACACCCTTGAACTGCAAACTGACCCACGGGGTTTCGCCACCCTGTGGCTCAACCGCGCAGAAAAGAACAACGCGTTCAACGCCGAGATGATCCGCGAGTTGATCCTCGCCCTCGACAAGGTAGCCAGCGACGCCAGCCTGCGTTTCCTGCTGGTGCGCGGGCGCGGCAAACATTTCAGCGCCGGCGCCGACCTGGCCTGGATGCAGCAATCGGCCGAACTCGATTACCACACCAACCTCGACGACGCCCGCGAACTGGCCGAGCTGATGTACAACCTCGCCAAGCTGAAAATCCCTACGCTGGCGGTGGTACAAGGCGCGGCATTCGGTGGCGCTCTGGGCCTGATCAGTTGCTGCGACATGGCCATTGGCGCCGATGACGCGCAGTTCTGCCTGTCGGAAGTACGCATCGGTTTGGCACCGGCAGTAATTAGCCCGTTCGTGGTGCAGGCCATTGGCGAACGCGCCGCACGTCGCTATGCGCTGACAGCCGAACGCTTTGGCGGCCAGCGCGCTCGGGAAATCGGTTTGTTGTCAGAGAGCTGTCCAGCCGCAGAACTTGAGCAACACGTCGAACAATGGATCGACAACCTGCTGCTCAACAGCCCTGCTGCCATGCGCGCCAGCAAAGACTTGCTGCGTGAAGTCGGCAATGGCGCGCTGACCCCGGCGTTGCGTCGCTATACCGAAAACGCCATCGCGCGCATCCGCGTCAGCGCCGAAGGCCAGGAAGGCTTGCGCGCCTTTCTGCAAAAACGTCCGCCGAACTGGCAAGCCGCAACCACCACCAAGGAGCCGCGTTGA
- a CDS encoding MerR family DNA-binding transcriptional regulator: MSSQTYSISDLARELDITTRAIRFYEEQGLLSPERRGQERIYSPRDKVSLKLILRGKRIGFSLAECRELIELYDPSSGNTKQLNSMLAKISERREQLEQQLLDIEQMKLELDTAEERCVQALEQTLKSQQAIQ; encoded by the coding sequence ATGAGCAGCCAGACTTACAGCATTTCCGACCTCGCCCGCGAGCTGGACATCACCACCCGGGCGATCCGTTTTTATGAAGAACAAGGCCTGCTCAGCCCCGAGCGTCGCGGCCAGGAACGGATTTATTCGCCTCGCGACAAGGTCAGCCTGAAACTGATCCTGCGCGGCAAACGCATCGGTTTCTCGCTGGCCGAATGCCGCGAACTGATCGAGCTCTACGACCCGTCGAGCGGTAACACCAAACAACTCAACAGCATGCTGGCGAAAATCAGCGAGCGCCGCGAACAGCTTGAGCAGCAGTTGCTCGACATCGAGCAGATGAAGCTGGAACTCGACACTGCTGAAGAGCGCTGTGTGCAGGCGCTGGAGCAAACACTCAAAAGCCAGCAAGCGATCCAGTAA